One segment of Formicincola oecophyllae DNA contains the following:
- a CDS encoding LptF/LptG family permease, producing MAPPPFPQQLHPRQAGSALWERCMFKNALWAFLALTGGACGLVGLTQSLRFLPPLLRHGFSLGDFLMIVIAMMPGFCVVIMPLALYLAVAGTWLRAEGDRELTILGSGGVSPLQLARPALALAGLVTATCYVLTLAGAPAGWHVFHQEQERVKSRLGAFMVEEGAFMRLAPQLSLMVQGHENGGFNDVMLDDGRNPNQLVTLLARHARLTTGPNGQPQIMLYDGVRQSVDPQTGRASELGFAHHALALAVPMRERSIEPAEYTMLSLLAELRHSPQPLSMNLMRKVGEGAHQKSPQGRLVAEFWHRVSAPLLAFSDAMLALLCVLKRPRRGRALKMSVLFGGVVAASLTMANLAFESHLASHPTWTGGSAMVLTALMPGLLCLAMLGKAGKPI from the coding sequence GCAACAGCTTCATCCCCGCCAGGCTGGCAGCGCCTTGTGGGAACGGTGCATGTTCAAAAATGCCCTGTGGGCTTTCCTGGCCTTGACTGGTGGGGCCTGTGGCCTGGTTGGGCTGACGCAGTCCCTGCGTTTCTTGCCCCCTCTGCTACGCCATGGCTTTTCGCTGGGGGATTTCCTCATGATCGTCATAGCCATGATGCCTGGGTTTTGTGTGGTTATCATGCCACTGGCCCTTTACCTAGCAGTGGCTGGAACATGGCTGCGGGCTGAAGGTGACCGGGAACTCACCATCCTGGGCAGTGGTGGGGTATCCCCTTTGCAATTGGCCCGCCCCGCCTTGGCCTTGGCTGGGCTGGTCACCGCGACTTGCTACGTTCTGACTTTGGCGGGAGCACCTGCAGGCTGGCATGTTTTCCACCAGGAGCAAGAGCGCGTCAAAAGCCGGCTCGGTGCCTTCATGGTGGAGGAAGGGGCGTTCATGCGCCTGGCGCCCCAGCTTTCCCTCATGGTGCAGGGCCATGAAAATGGTGGCTTCAATGACGTAATGCTGGATGATGGCCGCAACCCCAACCAGCTTGTGACGTTGCTAGCCAGGCACGCGCGCCTGACCACTGGTCCAAATGGCCAGCCCCAGATCATGCTTTATGATGGCGTGCGCCAAAGCGTTGACCCCCAAACGGGCAGGGCTAGCGAACTGGGTTTTGCCCACCATGCCTTGGCCCTGGCTGTTCCCATGCGCGAACGCAGCATAGAGCCAGCTGAATACACCATGCTGTCCTTGCTGGCTGAACTGCGCCACAGCCCCCAGCCCCTTTCCATGAACCTTATGAGGAAAGTTGGGGAGGGTGCCCACCAAAAGTCCCCCCAAGGGCGCTTGGTGGCGGAATTCTGGCATAGGGTTAGCGCCCCCCTGCTGGCTTTTTCAGATGCCATGCTGGCCCTTTTATGCGTGTTGAAACGGCCCAGGCGCGGCCGTGCCTTGAAAATGAGCGTGTTGTTTGGTGGCGTGGTAGCTGCTTCCCTCACCATGGCCAACCTTGCTTTTGAAAGCCACTTGGCAAGCCATCCAACATGGACAGGAGGCAGCGCCATGGTGTTGACAGCCCTTATGCCTGGGCTGCTGTGCCTGGCGATGCTGGGCAAAGCAGGCAAACCGATTTGA
- a CDS encoding LptF/LptG family permease: MDRRQRHGVDSPYAWAAVPGDAGQSRQTDLSISSPSSHSARMSWHLGWYVGRSFMLCSALACILLTGLLDLFEGLDQLRRLSGHIHQAALKAMTLAGLHAPFYFTYVLPFGILLGGMACLHRLERRSELVAARAAGLSPWQFLAVPVGCAILMGLLTTALFSPLSSVMYRHADHLNASWAGKQHGLGQHPLEELWLRQPSGAPDTVIFLHLRHVVFGPETVQAGNATLLKVAGKRVFKARVETGAGLLDKGGWHFNSGKLYQTGHGGTATGPFSLHTPYGPEAMKGAIATNAESVSFWALPTTARHLHAMGFPVAAYRLRWQGWLALPTLCAAMALMAAGFSMAPERRSGHGHLIIQGVLAGFAFFACARTAEQLGRIGAVPPALAAWAPVVAGLCLGAAMLIHREEK; encoded by the coding sequence ATGGACAGGAGGCAGCGCCATGGTGTTGACAGCCCTTATGCCTGGGCTGCTGTGCCTGGCGATGCTGGGCAAAGCAGGCAAACCGATTTGAGCATCTCCTCTCCCTCTTCCCACAGTGCACGCATGAGTTGGCACTTGGGGTGGTATGTGGGTCGCTCCTTCATGCTGTGCAGCGCGTTGGCCTGTATTTTGCTAACGGGATTGCTGGACCTGTTTGAAGGACTTGACCAGCTCAGGCGGCTTTCAGGCCATATTCATCAAGCCGCCTTGAAAGCCATGACGCTTGCAGGGCTTCACGCGCCCTTCTATTTTACCTATGTTCTCCCCTTCGGTATTCTTTTGGGAGGCATGGCTTGCCTCCACCGTTTGGAGCGCCGCTCGGAATTGGTGGCAGCCCGCGCAGCCGGCCTCAGCCCTTGGCAGTTCCTAGCTGTGCCTGTTGGCTGCGCCATTTTGATGGGGTTGCTGACCACAGCCCTGTTTTCACCACTTTCTTCTGTGATGTACCGCCATGCCGATCATCTTAACGCTTCTTGGGCGGGGAAACAGCATGGTCTGGGCCAACATCCCCTGGAAGAGCTTTGGCTGCGCCAACCCTCTGGCGCGCCAGACACTGTTATTTTCCTGCATTTGCGCCACGTTGTCTTTGGCCCTGAGACAGTGCAGGCAGGGAACGCCACCTTGCTGAAGGTGGCAGGGAAAAGGGTTTTCAAGGCACGCGTGGAAACAGGCGCTGGCTTGCTGGACAAGGGGGGCTGGCATTTCAACTCAGGCAAGCTTTACCAGACTGGGCATGGCGGTACAGCCACAGGCCCTTTCAGCCTTCATACCCCTTATGGGCCTGAAGCGATGAAGGGCGCTATCGCCACAAATGCGGAAAGCGTCTCCTTCTGGGCATTGCCTACTACGGCAAGGCATTTGCACGCCATGGGATTTCCTGTTGCAGCTTATCGTTTGCGCTGGCAAGGGTGGTTGGCATTGCCTACCCTATGTGCAGCCATGGCCTTGATGGCGGCTGGATTCTCTATGGCGCCTGAACGCAGGAGCGGCCATGGCCATCTTATTATACAGGGCGTGCTGGCTGGATTTGCGTTTTTCGCCTGTGCCCGCACCGCTGAACAACTGGGCCGCATTGGGGCAGTACCGCCTGCGCTCGCTGCCTGGGCGCCTGTGGTGGCTGGCTTGTGCCTGGGCGCTGCCATGCTGATTCACCGGGAGGAGAAATAA